The Macaca fascicularis isolate 582-1 chromosome 1, T2T-MFA8v1.1 genome includes a window with the following:
- the ARHGEF2 gene encoding rho guanine nucleotide exchange factor 2 isoform X9, which produces MSRIESLTRARIDRSKELASKTREKEKMKEAKDARYTNGHLFTTISVSGMTMCYACNKSITAKEALICPTCNVTIHNRCKDTLANCTKVKQKQQKAALLKNNTALQSVSLRSKTTIRERPSSAIYPSDSFRQSLLGSRRGRSSLSLAKSVSTTNIAGHFNDESPLGLRRILSQSTDSLNMRNRTLSVESLIDEAEVIYNELMSDFEMDEKDFAADSWSLAVDSSFLQQHKKEVMKQQDVIYELIQTELHHVRTLKIMTRLFRTGMLEELQLEPGVVQGLFPCVDELSDIHTRFLSQLLERRRQALCPGSTRNFVIQRLGDLLISQFSGPSAEQMRKTYSEFCSRHTKALKLYKELYARDKRFQQFIRKVTRSAVLKRHGVQECILLVTQRITKYPVLISRILQHSHGIEEERQDLTTALGLVKELLSNVDQDIYELEKGARLQEIYNRMDPRAQTPVPGKGPFGREELLRRKLIHDGCLLWKTATGRFKDVLMLLMTDVLVFLQEKDQKYIFPTLDKPSVVSLQNLIVRDIANQEKGMFLISAAPPEMYEVHTASRDDRSTWIRVIQQSVRICPSREDFPLIETEDEAYLRRIKMELQQKDRALVELLREKVGLFAEMTHFQAEEDGGSGMALPTLPRGLFRSESLESPRGERLLQDAIREVEGLKDLLVGPGVELLLTPREPALPLEPDSGGNTSPGVTANGEARTFNGSIELCRADSDSSQRDRNGNQLRSPQEEALQRLVNLYGLLHGLQAAVAQQDTLMEARFPEGPERREKLCRANSRDGEAGRAGAAPVAPEKQATELALLQRQHALLQEELRRCRRLGEERATEAGSLEARLRESEQARALLEREAEEARRQLAALGQTEPLPAEAPWARRPVDPRRRSLPAGDALYLSFNPPQPNRGTDRLDLPVTTRSVHRHFEDRERQELGSPEERLQDSSDPDTGSEEEGSSRLSPPHSPRGETLAETWTRDFTRMQDIPEETESRDGEAVASES; this is translated from the exons ATGTCTCGGATCGAATCCCTCACGCGGGCACGGATCGACCGGAGCAAAGAGCTGGCGAGCAAG ACCCGGGAAAAGGAGAAGATGAAGGAAGCCAAGGATGCCCGCTATACCAATGGGCACCTCTTCACCACCATCTCAGTTTCAGGCATGACCATGTGCTATGCCTGTAACAAGAGCATCACAGCCAAGGAAGCCCTCATCTGCCCAA CCTGCAATGTGACTATCCACAACCGCTGTAAAGACACCCTCGCCAACTGTACCAAGGTCAAGCAGAAG CAACAGAAAGCAGCCCTGCTGAAGAACAACACTGCCTTGCAGTCCGTCTCTCTGCGAAGTAAGA CAACCATCCGGGAGCGGCCAAGCTCGGCCATCTACCCCTCCGACAGCTTCCGGCAGTCCCTCCTAGGCTCCCGCCGTGGCCGCTCCTCCTTGTCTTTAGCCAAGAGTGTTTCCACCACCAACATTGCTGG ACATTTCAATGATGAGTCTCCCCTGGGGCTGCGCCGGATCCTCTCACAGTCCACAGACTCCCTCAACATGCGGAACCGAACCCTATCAGTGGAATCCCTCATTGACGAAG CAGAGGTAATCTACAATGAGCTGATGAGTGACTTTGAGATGGATGAGAAGGACTTTGCAGCTGACTCCTGGAGCCTTGCTGTGGACAGCAGCTTCCTGCAGCAGCATAAAAAGGAGGTGATGAAGCAGCAGGATGTCATCTATG AGCTAATCCAGACAGAGCTGCACCACGTGAGGACACTGAAGATCATGACCCGCCTCTTCCGCACGGGGATGCTGGAAGAGCTACAGTTGGAGCCGGGAGTGGTCCAGGGCCTGTTCCCCTGCGTGGACGAGCTCAGTGACATCCACACACGCTTCCTTAGCCAGCTATTAGAACGCCGACGCCAAGCCCTGTGCCCTGGCAGTACCCGGAACTTTGTCATTCAGCGCTTGGGTGATCTGCTTATCAGCCAG TTCTCAGGTCCTAGCGCGGAGCAGATGCGTAAGACCTACTCGGAGTTCTGCAGCCGCCACACCAAGGCCTTAAAGCTCTATAAGGAGCTGTATGCCCGAGATAAACGCTTCCAGCAATTCATCCGG AAAGTGACCCGCTCTGCCGTGCTCAAGCGGCACGGGGTACAGGAGTGCATCCTGCTGGTGACTCAGCGCATCACCAAGTACCCAGTACTCATCAGCCGCATCCTGCAGCATTCCCACG GGATCGAGGAGGAACGCCAGGACCTGACCACAGCACTGGGGCTAGTGAAGGAGCTGCTGTCCAATGTGGACCAGGATATTTATGAGCTGGAGAAAGGGGCCCGTCTGCAGGAGATCTACAACCGCATGGACCCTCGGGCCCAAACCCCAGTGCCTGGCAAGGGCCCCTTTGGCCGAGAGGAACTTCTGCGGCGCAAACTCATCCACGATGGCTGCCTGCTCTGGAAGACAGCAACGGGGCGCTTCAAAG ATGTGCTAATGCTGCTGATGACAGATGTACTGGTGTTTCTCCAGGAAAAGGACCAGAAGTACATCTTTCCTACCCTG GACAAGCCCTCAGTGGTATCGCTGCAGAATCTAATCGTACGGGACATCGCCAACCAGGAGAAAGGGATGTTTCTGATTAGCGCAGCCCCACCTGAGATGTACGAGGTGCACACAGCATCCCGGGATGACCGGAGCACCTGGATCCGGGTCATTCAGCAGAGCGTGCGCAT ATGCCCATCCAGGGAGGACTTCCCCCTGATTGAGACAGAGGATGAGGCTTACCTGCGGCGAATTAAGA TGGAGTTGCAGCAGAAGGACCGGGCACTGGTGGAGCTGCTGCGAGAGAAGGTTGGGCTGTTTGCTGAGATGACCCATTTCCAGGCCGAAGAGGATGGTGGCAGTGGGATGGCCCTGCCCACCCTGCCCAGGGGCCTTTTCCGCTCCGAGTCCCTTGAGTCCCCTCGTGGCGAGCGGCTGCTGCAGGATGCCATCCGTGAGG TGGAGGGTCTGAAAGACCTGCTGGTGGGGCCAGGAGTGGAACTGCTCTTGACACCCCGAGAACCAGCCCTGCCCTTGGAACCAGACAGCGGTGGTAACACGAGTCCTGGGGTCACTGCCA ATGGTGAGGCCAGAACCTTCAATGGCTCCATTGAACTGTGCAGAGCCGACTCAGACTCCAGCCAGAGG GATCGAAATGGAAATCAGCTGAGATCACCCCAAGAG GAGGCGTTGCAGCGATTGGTCAATCTCTATGGACTTCTACATGGCCTACAG GCAGCTGTGGCCCAGCAGGACACTTTGATGGAAGCCCGGTTCCCTGAGGGCCCTGAGCGGCGGGAGAAGCTGTGCCGAGCCAACTCTCGGGATGGGGAGgctggcagggctggggctgccCCTGTGGCCCCTGAAAAGCAGGCCACAGAACTGGCATTACTGCAGCGGCAACATGCGCTGCTGCAGGAGGAGCTACGGCGCTGCCGGCGGCTAGGTGAAGAACGGGCAACCGAAGCTGGCAGCCTGGAGGCCCGGCTCCGGGAGAGTGAGCAGGCCCGGGCGCTGCTGGAGCGGGAGGCTGAAGAGGCTCGAAGGCAGCTGGCCGCCCTGGGCCAGACCGAGCCACTCCCAGCCGAGGCCCCCTGGGCCCGCAGACCTGTGGATCCTCGGCGGCGCAGCCTCCCTGCAGGCGATGCCCTGTACTTGAGTTTCAACCCCCCACAG CCCAACCGAGGCACAGACCGCCTGGATCTGCCTGTCACTACTCGCTCTGTCCATCGACACTTTGAGGACCGAGAGAGGCAGGAACTGGGGAGCCCTGAAGAGCGGCTGCAAGATAGCAGTGACCCTGACACTGGCAGTGAGGAGGAAGGTAGCAGCCGTCTGTCTCCGCCCCACAGTCCACGAGGTGAGACCCTGGCGGAGACATGGACCAGAG ACTTTACCAGAATGCAGGACATCCCGGAGGAGACGGAGAGCCGCGACGGGGAGGCTGTAGCCTCCGAGAGCTAA
- the ARHGEF2 gene encoding rho guanine nucleotide exchange factor 2 isoform X10 — protein sequence MSRIESLTRARIDRSKELASKTREKEKMKEAKDARYTNGHLFTTISVSGMTMCYACNKSITAKEALICPTCNVTIHNRCKDTLANCTKVKQKQQKAALLKNNTALQSVSLRSKTTIRERPSSAIYPSDSFRQSLLGSRRGRSSLSLAKSVSTTNIAGHFNDESPLGLRRILSQSTDSLNMRNRTLSVESLIDEEVIYNELMSDFEMDEKDFAADSWSLAVDSSFLQQHKKEVMKQQDVIYELIQTELHHVRTLKIMTRLFRTGMLEELQLEPGVVQGLFPCVDELSDIHTRFLSQLLERRRQALCPGSTRNFVIQRLGDLLISQFSGPSAEQMRKTYSEFCSRHTKALKLYKELYARDKRFQQFIRKVTRSAVLKRHGVQECILLVTQRITKYPVLISRILQHSHGIEEERQDLTTALGLVKELLSNVDQDIYELEKGARLQEIYNRMDPRAQTPVPGKGPFGREELLRRKLIHDGCLLWKTATGRFKDVLMLLMTDVLVFLQEKDQKYIFPTLDKPSVVSLQNLIVRDIANQEKGMFLISAAPPEMYEVHTASRDDRSTWIRVIQQSVRICPSREDFPLIETEDEAYLRRIKMELQQKDRALVELLREKVGLFAEMTHFQAEEDGGSGMALPTLPRGLFRSESLESPRGERLLQDAIREVEGLKDLLVGPGVELLLTPREPALPLEPDSGGNTSPGVTANGEARTFNGSIELCRADSDSSQRDRNGNQLRSPQEEALQRLVNLYGLLHGLQAAVAQQDTLMEARFPEGPERREKLCRANSRDGEAGRAGAAPVAPEKQATELALLQRQHALLQEELRRCRRLGEERATEAGSLEARLRESEQARALLEREAEEARRQLAALGQTEPLPAEAPWARRPVDPRRRSLPAGDALYLSFNPPQPNRGTDRLDLPVTTRSVHRHFEDRERQELGSPEERLQDSSDPDTGSEEEGSSRLSPPHSPRGETLAETWTRDFTRMQDIPEETESRDGEAVASES from the exons ATGTCTCGGATCGAATCCCTCACGCGGGCACGGATCGACCGGAGCAAAGAGCTGGCGAGCAAG ACCCGGGAAAAGGAGAAGATGAAGGAAGCCAAGGATGCCCGCTATACCAATGGGCACCTCTTCACCACCATCTCAGTTTCAGGCATGACCATGTGCTATGCCTGTAACAAGAGCATCACAGCCAAGGAAGCCCTCATCTGCCCAA CCTGCAATGTGACTATCCACAACCGCTGTAAAGACACCCTCGCCAACTGTACCAAGGTCAAGCAGAAG CAACAGAAAGCAGCCCTGCTGAAGAACAACACTGCCTTGCAGTCCGTCTCTCTGCGAAGTAAGA CAACCATCCGGGAGCGGCCAAGCTCGGCCATCTACCCCTCCGACAGCTTCCGGCAGTCCCTCCTAGGCTCCCGCCGTGGCCGCTCCTCCTTGTCTTTAGCCAAGAGTGTTTCCACCACCAACATTGCTGG ACATTTCAATGATGAGTCTCCCCTGGGGCTGCGCCGGATCCTCTCACAGTCCACAGACTCCCTCAACATGCGGAACCGAACCCTATCAGTGGAATCCCTCATTGACGAAG AGGTAATCTACAATGAGCTGATGAGTGACTTTGAGATGGATGAGAAGGACTTTGCAGCTGACTCCTGGAGCCTTGCTGTGGACAGCAGCTTCCTGCAGCAGCATAAAAAGGAGGTGATGAAGCAGCAGGATGTCATCTATG AGCTAATCCAGACAGAGCTGCACCACGTGAGGACACTGAAGATCATGACCCGCCTCTTCCGCACGGGGATGCTGGAAGAGCTACAGTTGGAGCCGGGAGTGGTCCAGGGCCTGTTCCCCTGCGTGGACGAGCTCAGTGACATCCACACACGCTTCCTTAGCCAGCTATTAGAACGCCGACGCCAAGCCCTGTGCCCTGGCAGTACCCGGAACTTTGTCATTCAGCGCTTGGGTGATCTGCTTATCAGCCAG TTCTCAGGTCCTAGCGCGGAGCAGATGCGTAAGACCTACTCGGAGTTCTGCAGCCGCCACACCAAGGCCTTAAAGCTCTATAAGGAGCTGTATGCCCGAGATAAACGCTTCCAGCAATTCATCCGG AAAGTGACCCGCTCTGCCGTGCTCAAGCGGCACGGGGTACAGGAGTGCATCCTGCTGGTGACTCAGCGCATCACCAAGTACCCAGTACTCATCAGCCGCATCCTGCAGCATTCCCACG GGATCGAGGAGGAACGCCAGGACCTGACCACAGCACTGGGGCTAGTGAAGGAGCTGCTGTCCAATGTGGACCAGGATATTTATGAGCTGGAGAAAGGGGCCCGTCTGCAGGAGATCTACAACCGCATGGACCCTCGGGCCCAAACCCCAGTGCCTGGCAAGGGCCCCTTTGGCCGAGAGGAACTTCTGCGGCGCAAACTCATCCACGATGGCTGCCTGCTCTGGAAGACAGCAACGGGGCGCTTCAAAG ATGTGCTAATGCTGCTGATGACAGATGTACTGGTGTTTCTCCAGGAAAAGGACCAGAAGTACATCTTTCCTACCCTG GACAAGCCCTCAGTGGTATCGCTGCAGAATCTAATCGTACGGGACATCGCCAACCAGGAGAAAGGGATGTTTCTGATTAGCGCAGCCCCACCTGAGATGTACGAGGTGCACACAGCATCCCGGGATGACCGGAGCACCTGGATCCGGGTCATTCAGCAGAGCGTGCGCAT ATGCCCATCCAGGGAGGACTTCCCCCTGATTGAGACAGAGGATGAGGCTTACCTGCGGCGAATTAAGA TGGAGTTGCAGCAGAAGGACCGGGCACTGGTGGAGCTGCTGCGAGAGAAGGTTGGGCTGTTTGCTGAGATGACCCATTTCCAGGCCGAAGAGGATGGTGGCAGTGGGATGGCCCTGCCCACCCTGCCCAGGGGCCTTTTCCGCTCCGAGTCCCTTGAGTCCCCTCGTGGCGAGCGGCTGCTGCAGGATGCCATCCGTGAGG TGGAGGGTCTGAAAGACCTGCTGGTGGGGCCAGGAGTGGAACTGCTCTTGACACCCCGAGAACCAGCCCTGCCCTTGGAACCAGACAGCGGTGGTAACACGAGTCCTGGGGTCACTGCCA ATGGTGAGGCCAGAACCTTCAATGGCTCCATTGAACTGTGCAGAGCCGACTCAGACTCCAGCCAGAGG GATCGAAATGGAAATCAGCTGAGATCACCCCAAGAG GAGGCGTTGCAGCGATTGGTCAATCTCTATGGACTTCTACATGGCCTACAG GCAGCTGTGGCCCAGCAGGACACTTTGATGGAAGCCCGGTTCCCTGAGGGCCCTGAGCGGCGGGAGAAGCTGTGCCGAGCCAACTCTCGGGATGGGGAGgctggcagggctggggctgccCCTGTGGCCCCTGAAAAGCAGGCCACAGAACTGGCATTACTGCAGCGGCAACATGCGCTGCTGCAGGAGGAGCTACGGCGCTGCCGGCGGCTAGGTGAAGAACGGGCAACCGAAGCTGGCAGCCTGGAGGCCCGGCTCCGGGAGAGTGAGCAGGCCCGGGCGCTGCTGGAGCGGGAGGCTGAAGAGGCTCGAAGGCAGCTGGCCGCCCTGGGCCAGACCGAGCCACTCCCAGCCGAGGCCCCCTGGGCCCGCAGACCTGTGGATCCTCGGCGGCGCAGCCTCCCTGCAGGCGATGCCCTGTACTTGAGTTTCAACCCCCCACAG CCCAACCGAGGCACAGACCGCCTGGATCTGCCTGTCACTACTCGCTCTGTCCATCGACACTTTGAGGACCGAGAGAGGCAGGAACTGGGGAGCCCTGAAGAGCGGCTGCAAGATAGCAGTGACCCTGACACTGGCAGTGAGGAGGAAGGTAGCAGCCGTCTGTCTCCGCCCCACAGTCCACGAGGTGAGACCCTGGCGGAGACATGGACCAGAG ACTTTACCAGAATGCAGGACATCCCGGAGGAGACGGAGAGCCGCGACGGGGAGGCTGTAGCCTCCGAGAGCTAA
- the ARHGEF2 gene encoding rho guanine nucleotide exchange factor 2 isoform X14, with the protein MSRIESLTRARIDRSKELASKTREKEKMKEAKDARYTNGHLFTTISVSGMTMCYACNKSITAKEALICPTCNVTIHNRCKDTLANCTKVKQKQQKAALLKNNTALQSVSLRSKTTIRERPSSAIYPSDSFRQSLLGSRRGRSSLSLAKSVSTTNIAGHFNDESPLGLRRILSQSTDSLNMRNRTLSVESLIDEEVIYNELMSDFEMDEKDFAADSWSLAVDSSFLQQHKKEVMKQQDVIYELIQTELHHVRTLKIMTRLFRTGMLEELQLEPGVVQGLFPCVDELSDIHTRFLSQLLERRRQALCPGSTRNFVIQRLGDLLISQFSGPSAEQMRKTYSEFCSRHTKALKLYKELYARDKRFQQFIRKVTRSAVLKRHGVQECILLVTQRITKYPVLISRILQHSHGIEEERQDLTTALGLVKELLSNVDQDIYELEKGARLQEIYNRMDPRAQTPVPGKGPFGREELLRRKLIHDGCLLWKTATGRFKDVLMLLMTDVLVFLQEKDQKYIFPTLDKPSVVSLQNLIVRDIANQEKGMFLISAAPPEMYEVHTASRDDRSTWIRVIQQSVRICPSREDFPLIETEDEAYLRRIKMELQQKDRALVELLREKVGLFAEMTHFQAEEDGGSGMALPTLPRGLFRSESLESPRGERLLQDAIREVEGLKDLLVGPGVELLLTPREPALPLEPDSGGNTSPGVTANGEARTFNGSIELCRADSDSSQRDRNGNQLRSPQEEALQRLVNLYGLLHGLQAAVAQQDTLMEARFPEGPERREKLCRANSRDGEAGRAGAAPVAPEKQATELALLQRQHALLQEELRRCRRLGEERATEAGSLEARLRESEQARALLEREAEEARRQLAALGQTEPLPAEAPWARRPVDPRRRSLPAGDALYLSFNPPQPNRGTDRLDLPVTTRSVHRHFEDRERQELGSPEERLQDSSDPDTGSEEEGSSRLSPPHSPRDFTRMQDIPEETESRDGEAVASES; encoded by the exons ATGTCTCGGATCGAATCCCTCACGCGGGCACGGATCGACCGGAGCAAAGAGCTGGCGAGCAAG ACCCGGGAAAAGGAGAAGATGAAGGAAGCCAAGGATGCCCGCTATACCAATGGGCACCTCTTCACCACCATCTCAGTTTCAGGCATGACCATGTGCTATGCCTGTAACAAGAGCATCACAGCCAAGGAAGCCCTCATCTGCCCAA CCTGCAATGTGACTATCCACAACCGCTGTAAAGACACCCTCGCCAACTGTACCAAGGTCAAGCAGAAG CAACAGAAAGCAGCCCTGCTGAAGAACAACACTGCCTTGCAGTCCGTCTCTCTGCGAAGTAAGA CAACCATCCGGGAGCGGCCAAGCTCGGCCATCTACCCCTCCGACAGCTTCCGGCAGTCCCTCCTAGGCTCCCGCCGTGGCCGCTCCTCCTTGTCTTTAGCCAAGAGTGTTTCCACCACCAACATTGCTGG ACATTTCAATGATGAGTCTCCCCTGGGGCTGCGCCGGATCCTCTCACAGTCCACAGACTCCCTCAACATGCGGAACCGAACCCTATCAGTGGAATCCCTCATTGACGAAG AGGTAATCTACAATGAGCTGATGAGTGACTTTGAGATGGATGAGAAGGACTTTGCAGCTGACTCCTGGAGCCTTGCTGTGGACAGCAGCTTCCTGCAGCAGCATAAAAAGGAGGTGATGAAGCAGCAGGATGTCATCTATG AGCTAATCCAGACAGAGCTGCACCACGTGAGGACACTGAAGATCATGACCCGCCTCTTCCGCACGGGGATGCTGGAAGAGCTACAGTTGGAGCCGGGAGTGGTCCAGGGCCTGTTCCCCTGCGTGGACGAGCTCAGTGACATCCACACACGCTTCCTTAGCCAGCTATTAGAACGCCGACGCCAAGCCCTGTGCCCTGGCAGTACCCGGAACTTTGTCATTCAGCGCTTGGGTGATCTGCTTATCAGCCAG TTCTCAGGTCCTAGCGCGGAGCAGATGCGTAAGACCTACTCGGAGTTCTGCAGCCGCCACACCAAGGCCTTAAAGCTCTATAAGGAGCTGTATGCCCGAGATAAACGCTTCCAGCAATTCATCCGG AAAGTGACCCGCTCTGCCGTGCTCAAGCGGCACGGGGTACAGGAGTGCATCCTGCTGGTGACTCAGCGCATCACCAAGTACCCAGTACTCATCAGCCGCATCCTGCAGCATTCCCACG GGATCGAGGAGGAACGCCAGGACCTGACCACAGCACTGGGGCTAGTGAAGGAGCTGCTGTCCAATGTGGACCAGGATATTTATGAGCTGGAGAAAGGGGCCCGTCTGCAGGAGATCTACAACCGCATGGACCCTCGGGCCCAAACCCCAGTGCCTGGCAAGGGCCCCTTTGGCCGAGAGGAACTTCTGCGGCGCAAACTCATCCACGATGGCTGCCTGCTCTGGAAGACAGCAACGGGGCGCTTCAAAG ATGTGCTAATGCTGCTGATGACAGATGTACTGGTGTTTCTCCAGGAAAAGGACCAGAAGTACATCTTTCCTACCCTG GACAAGCCCTCAGTGGTATCGCTGCAGAATCTAATCGTACGGGACATCGCCAACCAGGAGAAAGGGATGTTTCTGATTAGCGCAGCCCCACCTGAGATGTACGAGGTGCACACAGCATCCCGGGATGACCGGAGCACCTGGATCCGGGTCATTCAGCAGAGCGTGCGCAT ATGCCCATCCAGGGAGGACTTCCCCCTGATTGAGACAGAGGATGAGGCTTACCTGCGGCGAATTAAGA TGGAGTTGCAGCAGAAGGACCGGGCACTGGTGGAGCTGCTGCGAGAGAAGGTTGGGCTGTTTGCTGAGATGACCCATTTCCAGGCCGAAGAGGATGGTGGCAGTGGGATGGCCCTGCCCACCCTGCCCAGGGGCCTTTTCCGCTCCGAGTCCCTTGAGTCCCCTCGTGGCGAGCGGCTGCTGCAGGATGCCATCCGTGAGG TGGAGGGTCTGAAAGACCTGCTGGTGGGGCCAGGAGTGGAACTGCTCTTGACACCCCGAGAACCAGCCCTGCCCTTGGAACCAGACAGCGGTGGTAACACGAGTCCTGGGGTCACTGCCA ATGGTGAGGCCAGAACCTTCAATGGCTCCATTGAACTGTGCAGAGCCGACTCAGACTCCAGCCAGAGG GATCGAAATGGAAATCAGCTGAGATCACCCCAAGAG GAGGCGTTGCAGCGATTGGTCAATCTCTATGGACTTCTACATGGCCTACAG GCAGCTGTGGCCCAGCAGGACACTTTGATGGAAGCCCGGTTCCCTGAGGGCCCTGAGCGGCGGGAGAAGCTGTGCCGAGCCAACTCTCGGGATGGGGAGgctggcagggctggggctgccCCTGTGGCCCCTGAAAAGCAGGCCACAGAACTGGCATTACTGCAGCGGCAACATGCGCTGCTGCAGGAGGAGCTACGGCGCTGCCGGCGGCTAGGTGAAGAACGGGCAACCGAAGCTGGCAGCCTGGAGGCCCGGCTCCGGGAGAGTGAGCAGGCCCGGGCGCTGCTGGAGCGGGAGGCTGAAGAGGCTCGAAGGCAGCTGGCCGCCCTGGGCCAGACCGAGCCACTCCCAGCCGAGGCCCCCTGGGCCCGCAGACCTGTGGATCCTCGGCGGCGCAGCCTCCCTGCAGGCGATGCCCTGTACTTGAGTTTCAACCCCCCACAG CCCAACCGAGGCACAGACCGCCTGGATCTGCCTGTCACTACTCGCTCTGTCCATCGACACTTTGAGGACCGAGAGAGGCAGGAACTGGGGAGCCCTGAAGAGCGGCTGCAAGATAGCAGTGACCCTGACACTGGCAGTGAGGAGGAAGGTAGCAGCCGTCTGTCTCCGCCCCACAGTCCACGAG ACTTTACCAGAATGCAGGACATCCCGGAGGAGACGGAGAGCCGCGACGGGGAGGCTGTAGCCTCCGAGAGCTAA